The sequence CTGGGCCGGGCGCACGCCGCAGCGCTGGATCGGCCCGGAAGTCCTGCTGGCCGATCGGACCCGCGTGCCCTGGGAGGCCTACCGCGAACTCGAAGGTGCGCTGCTGGACTGGCTGGAGCCCGGCGCGCCCGGGTCGCTTTCATCGCGCCTGCACGCCGCCGAAGGCTTCGTGCAGGCGGTGCTGGCGCAGGACCGGCCGGGGCCCCCGGAGATCCGTGACCTGGCGGCCGACCGGCGCGGCCGGCCGTTGCTGGAGCGACCGCGGGGCGGGGTGTCCGACCCTCTGGTGCAGGGCCTCGTGGCGGGGATGTACAAGCGCTACCCGCCGCTAGCCGGCACGCTCGCGTTCCCCCATGACGGACTGGCGTTCCTGCTGGGAGGCATGCCGGCAAGCGACCTCGCGTTGCCCGAGGACCTGCTGGCGCGCTACCTGCGCCATGTGCTCTTCCACAAGCACTTCCTGCAGACCGAAGGGGCGCTCTTCACCTGGCGCATCGTGCTGCTCTCGCGGGCCGTCGTCGAGCGCTACGCCTGGTCCCTGGCGTGGCTGGAGCGCGAGGGCTACCTGGCCGTCGAGCCGCCAGGGCCGGGCGCGCGGGCCCTGGCTCCCGATCCGGCGCTCCCGTACTTGCAGAAAGCCATCCAGGATCTCGATCGCCTGGTCATCCACGCGGGAACCTACTTCGCGCGGTTCCTGCAGAACTACCCCGAGCAGTACGCCCGGCTGCTCCGGCCCGAGGCCGCCCCGGCGCTGATCTGGGGCTGATTGCGGGACTCTGCTTCGCGGGCCTGGTGGGCCAGTCGCGGAGGCGGTGTTATACTTTTCCCCATGAAAGTATACTTAGGGGTCGGGTGACGGTACTGGAGTACACCGTGAAGCGAGAAGGGTTCTTGCCCGACCGGCGGGAGTTGCTGGTCAAGACGCCCGAGGGCGTCTGGGCCTTCGTGCCGCCGGACCTGCCGCCCGCGCTCGAACCGTCATGGGAGCTGCTCGGCGCGGTGACCGCGGCCGAGCGCGCTTTGAGCGAGCTGGTAGGCATCGCCCGGACGCTGCCGAACCCCCATCTGCTCATCGGCTCGTTCGTCCGGAAAGAGGCCGTCCTGTCCAGCAAGATCGAAGGCACCCAGGCGTCCTTCTCGGACCTGGTGTTCTTCGAGGCCGGCGGCATGGTCTTCTCGCCGCTGGCCGACGTCCAGGAGGTTGCCAACTACATCAACGCCCTGAACCACGGTCTGGCGCGCCGGGCGGAGATCCCGGTCTGCCTGCGACTCATCAGGGAGATACACGCGGTCCTCATGCAGGGCGTACGCGGGCAGAACCTGGCGCCCGGAGAATTCCGGCGGAGCCAGGTCTTCATCGGGTCGACCGGCGGGCGGATCGAGGATGCGACCTACGTGCCGCCGCCGCCCGGCCAGGAACTCGACCGGGCCCTGGGGGCGTTCGAGGAGTTCCTTCACAAGGGCTCGCCGCTGCCCGAACTCGTGCGACTCGCCCTGGCACACTACCAGTTCGAGGCCATCCACCCCTTCATGGACGGCAACGGCCGGATCGGCCGGCTGCTCCTGACCTTGCTGCTCTGCGACTGGGGCTTGCTGAACCAGCCGTTGCTCTACCTGTCGGCCTACTTCGAACGGCACCGCCAGGAGTATTACCGGCTGTTGCTGGAGGTTAGCCAGCACGAGGCGTGGGAGCCGTGGGTGCTGTTCTTCCTGAGGGGCGTCGCCGAGCAGTCCCTGGACGGCGTGGCCAGGGCCCACAAGCTCCAGGATCTCTGGCGCGGCTATCGCGAGCGGTTGCAGACGGCGGGCGCGTCGGGACGCGCACTCAAGCTCGTCGACTCGCTCTTCGCCCGGCCGGTGCTCACGATACCGCAGGCCGAGCAAGAACTCGACCTCACGTACCGCGGCGCGCAACTGGTCGTCAACAAGCTTGCCGACCAGGGCGTCCTCGAAGAGGTTCCCGAAGAGTACCGGGGCCGCACGAGGCTCTACTGGGCGCCCGGGATCGTCGAGATCATGATGGACGAAGAACTCGAGGACTGATCTCGCATGACCTGGCACCAGGGCCGTCGCCGGCACGGAGGCCGGCGTCACTCGATTCCCCTCTCCGGGCTGATCAGCTCTCCAGGAGGTCCCGGCGATAGCGCCGCCGGGCCACGGTGGCCGCGTCGGCGACGCTGAACTTCTCCTGACCCGGGGCCAGGGACGCCACCTTGTCCTCGGCCAGGTTGGCGACGGCATCGAGTTGCCGGGCGACCCTGGGCGCGGCATCCTCGCGGATCCTGGTCGCTTCCTTGATGCGCGCCTTCTGCTCCCGGGCGCGGGCGACCGTGCCCTCGTCGATGGGGGCGACCGGCTTGCCGGTCGACGTGGTGCCGATCGCGGCATCAGGGGCTCCGGCCTGGGCGGCGTTGACCGTCAGCCGCCGCACCTCGTCGGCCAGGGTCTCGAGCCGCTGCGCCTCCTGGCGCTTGCCGTCGAGGCGGGCGGCCTCGCGCTTCTTCTCCGCGGATTGCTCGGCGTAGCGCTGCTCGTCGCGCTTGCGCTGGTCGTAGAGTTCCCAGTAGCGCTTCTCCTCGGCGCGCTTGCGGGATTGCGCCTCCTCGTACTGCCGCTGCGCCTGGTCGCGGGCCTGCCGGTCGATCTCGACCTGGCGCTGCTCCTCGCGCTCGCGGGCCAGCAGTTCCTGGGACTTCGCTTCCAGCTTCCGGTCCTCGGCCAGTAGGCCGGCGAGGGCCTGGACGAGCGGCGCCTTCTCGCTGGCCAGGGCCGCCTCCTGGATGGCGATGCGGGCGATCTCGCGATCTTCGTCGACTTCCCTGGTCCGGCCGGCCGCAAGCGCCTCCTTGCGCGCCGCGACGGCACCGGCGACAGCCTCGCCCAGCCGCTCGAGCACCTGCTTTTCCCGCTCGGACGGAGCGCCGGCGGCACCCGCTTCCGAGTGCCGGGCGAAATAGCCCCGGACGCCGCTCCAGACCTTTCCCGCGAACTCCAGGCCCGTCTTGACCGGGCCCCAGTTGGCCAGGTTCTCCAGCGGGCGGCGCAGCGGCCCCAGGTGCCGCCATAGCCAGGCGCCGACCGCCTTGGCGGCAGACTCGATGGTGGCCATGGTGCCGGCCACGAAGGTCGAGATGGACTGGCCGAGGGACACCAGCAGCGTGCGGCGTTGCTCCCGCAGTTCGCCCTGCTCGGCGCGGACGGTCTTGAGCTCCTGCTTCAACACCCGCAGGTCGCTGGCGGCCTTCTGGAACTGCGCATCGGTGGCCGTGTCCAGCTTCGCCTCGTGGTCGGCTATGCGGATCAGCAGGTCGGCCTTGCGTTCGGCCAGTTGCGCGCCGCGGCTGTCGATATCGGCGATCTGCCGCTGCACGGTGGCGATCTTCTGGCCGAGGACGGAGCGCTCGCGCTGGACCGTGGCGATCTCGGACCGGGTGGCGACAAGCTTGGCCTCGCTCTGCCCGAGCTTTTCCTCGGCTGCATCCAGGCGCTTCTTGGCCGCCACGACTGCCTGATCGAACCGCGCCAGGCGATCCTTGGCCTGCTCGAGCGTCTCGTCGGGCAGGTCCTCGGGCATCGCGACCGGCGCCGCCTCGGTGGGCGCCGGCTTGTAGCCGTCGCGGTTGCGACGCCGGAACGCTTGCAACTGCATGGTCAGCGCCTTGCTCAGCGGCACCCGCAGGGGGGGCCTGGCAATCGCAGGCGGTGGGGGCGGACCCTCGGAGGCGGGGACCGGACCCGTCGGCTTGACCATGGTCGAACTCCTCGGCAGCGCGCTCATGTAAGTTATCCCCTCCTGGCGCGCGGGAGGTGCGTCCGAGAGCCGAGAATGGGACTCGAACCCACGACCTGCGGTTTACGAAACACCGGGGACCGGGGTTCCCGCTGTTTTCTCAATCTTTCTAATGGTTGACCGTCACTCGCCTTGCGCTTAGGCTAGAACGGACGGGCAAACGTCGGAAATGACGGGAAATATCCCCACCAAGTTTGCCCGGTGTTAGCCCGGCGAAGTTGAGGGGTTCGCGAATGCCTGATCGGTTCACGTTTACGAAGGCGCGTATCGACGCATTGGATCTGCCGGCCGAGGGCAAGCGTGCGCTGTACTGGGACGAGCGCGAGTCCGGCCTGGCCTTGCGCGTGACGGCGGCCGGCGCCCGATCGTTCTACGTCGTGCGGCGCGTGCGAGGCGGTGCCCCCGAGTGGGTGCGGCTCGGGGCTTACCCGGCTCTCACGATCGACGAGGCGCGGCGCGAGGCGGCCCAGGTGAACGCCGGACTGGTCAAGGGCGAAAGCGCGGCCGAGCGCCGCAAGCGGGACCGCAAGGACCCGACCGTTACAGAGGTTTTCGCCTGGTGGATGGACTCGCATATCCGGCCAAAGCGCGGCGCCCGGTATGCCCGGGACTGCGAGCGCCAGTTTCGCGACTACCTGGCGCCGCACCT is a genomic window of Candidatus Tanganyikabacteria bacterium containing:
- a CDS encoding DUF4686 domain-containing protein, which gives rise to MSALPRSSTMVKPTGPVPASEGPPPPPAIARPPLRVPLSKALTMQLQAFRRRNRDGYKPAPTEAAPVAMPEDLPDETLEQAKDRLARFDQAVVAAKKRLDAAEEKLGQSEAKLVATRSEIATVQRERSVLGQKIATVQRQIADIDSRGAQLAERKADLLIRIADHEAKLDTATDAQFQKAASDLRVLKQELKTVRAEQGELREQRRTLLVSLGQSISTFVAGTMATIESAAKAVGAWLWRHLGPLRRPLENLANWGPVKTGLEFAGKVWSGVRGYFARHSEAGAAGAPSEREKQVLERLGEAVAGAVAARKEALAAGRTREVDEDREIARIAIQEAALASEKAPLVQALAGLLAEDRKLEAKSQELLAREREEQRQVEIDRQARDQAQRQYEEAQSRKRAEEKRYWELYDQRKRDEQRYAEQSAEKKREAARLDGKRQEAQRLETLADEVRRLTVNAAQAGAPDAAIGTTSTGKPVAPIDEGTVARAREQKARIKEATRIREDAAPRVARQLDAVANLAEDKVASLAPGQEKFSVADAATVARRRYRRDLLES
- a CDS encoding Fic family protein, with amino-acid sequence MKREGFLPDRRELLVKTPEGVWAFVPPDLPPALEPSWELLGAVTAAERALSELVGIARTLPNPHLLIGSFVRKEAVLSSKIEGTQASFSDLVFFEAGGMVFSPLADVQEVANYINALNHGLARRAEIPVCLRLIREIHAVLMQGVRGQNLAPGEFRRSQVFIGSTGGRIEDATYVPPPPGQELDRALGAFEEFLHKGSPLPELVRLALAHYQFEAIHPFMDGNGRIGRLLLTLLLCDWGLLNQPLLYLSAYFERHRQEYYRLLLEVSQHEAWEPWVLFFLRGVAEQSLDGVARAHKLQDLWRGYRERLQTAGASGRALKLVDSLFARPVLTIPQAEQELDLTYRGAQLVVNKLADQGVLEEVPEEYRGRTRLYWAPGIVEIMMDEELED